A stretch of the Symmachiella macrocystis genome encodes the following:
- a CDS encoding phage integrase SAM-like domain-containing protein: MGKLTKRDADAIRLRVEKLLSAKISGHAVDNETAKWLASLEPVLRSKLATAGLVAAGEGTTLKSLIDKYFAKRTDVKSATLTVWGHTRRNLLEFFGEDKAISSITPGDADDWRLNLLEQGLAADTTVRKRCGIAKQIFSSAVRRKLISENPFADLKSAMLANPSRAYFVTQAEIEQVIDACPKTEHHPGENPGSFRSFRSCDHF; this comes from the coding sequence TTGGGCAAACTAACCAAGCGCGATGCCGATGCGATTCGGCTGCGGGTAGAAAAACTTCTGTCCGCCAAAATATCCGGACACGCTGTCGACAATGAAACGGCGAAGTGGCTGGCGTCGTTGGAACCGGTGCTGCGGAGCAAATTGGCGACGGCCGGATTGGTGGCCGCCGGTGAAGGCACGACACTGAAATCGCTGATTGATAAATACTTCGCGAAACGTACGGACGTCAAATCGGCAACACTTACAGTGTGGGGGCACACACGGAGAAACCTACTCGAGTTCTTTGGTGAGGATAAAGCAATCAGTAGCATCACACCGGGTGATGCGGATGACTGGCGGCTGAACTTGCTGGAGCAGGGGCTGGCAGCCGATACGACAGTGCGAAAGCGCTGCGGAATTGCCAAACAGATTTTCTCGTCCGCGGTTCGGCGTAAATTAATTTCCGAGAATCCGTTTGCTGATCTGAAGTCAGCGATGTTGGCCAATCCTAGCCGCGCGTACTTTGTGACCCAAGCAGAAATCGAACAGGTGATCGACGCCTGTCCGAAGACAGAGCACCACCCGGGGGAGAATCCCGGATCATTCCGATCTTTCCGGAGTTGCGACCATTTTTAG
- a CDS encoding TubC N-terminal docking domain-related protein — protein MSASELRNDLAQRGIRLDVHGDLLRYSPRSAITPGLLERMSAHKEELLAIVQNEAHAPAIDLSDPTAVWQATLDRLEGDPHFSADILESLRKGLANWISDS, from the coding sequence ATGAGCGCTTCCGAATTGAGAAACGACCTAGCCCAGCGCGGTATCCGATTAGACGTCCATGGGGACTTGCTCCGCTACTCGCCCCGTTCGGCAATAACGCCGGGCCTTTTGGAGCGTATGTCGGCCCATAAGGAAGAGCTGCTAGCGATCGTACAGAATGAAGCCCATGCACCAGCGATCGACTTGTCAGACCCAACTGCTGTGTGGCAAGCGACACTTGATCGACTGGAAGGCGATCCGCATTTTTCGGCCGACATTTTGGAATCGTTAAGGAAAGGTCTGGCTAATTGGATCAGCGATTCTTAG
- a CDS encoding toprim domain-containing protein: MPDAIRWLAERLGLNRQHEDKTKLTKEVDIITTVCRDKRMPVESFTRFGVKDAKRGREKFRVARVNVYSEVGIVHSYFDLWPGSKGKFKCGKGNAGMFFPGQLPVAGQTWLLVEGVKDAAALVGLGFHAAGMPTNKLANKYARLFSGVDIIIVPDLDLSGVRGANYTASNLSGIATSVAVARLPGQVKEKQGDDVRDVLRLSNGEDLVREAVDAATKWEPCGDDDRVEAQPEVIVTMDEAAVAAQVVLHLGKLGWDSPWIKQRYRDGVRVFVRGGLLVHAIESDDLGSDGRLAIRALPSCLVRERITQSCRLLIEKEVEDDIEVKPVRPSGWLIEAVLRRGHYGGAIRPLSGIIESPTIRVDGSILQAPGYDLRTGLIYRPTVEFPVVPHLPTQIDAAKALSDLHEVLAEFPMLDGADRSAWVAMVLSMIGRSCIDGCVPLFAITANIRGAGKSLLVDSATLIAYGHRAGRHAFTRDDNEMRKVITAVALAATPSVLFDNLDVQLGGAALDAAITSLVWSGRVLGQSQMTGDLPMRTVWSATGNNLAFGSDIGRRGLPIRLQSSLEHPEDRSGFRHPDLLGWIESERPRLAVAALTILRAYFVAGCPIQSGGDWGSFENFSAVIRGAIIWAGGQNPLATRETALACDDTTGLLGKLIVGIEQADSSGEGLTTKEIERMTFGRDVDSPSHDALFEAVAEICGDRFNGRTFGRRVRGLSGRVWQGQFIESKPAGGGVKRWRVRNVESGFDGFSGTGLSSSDTKTKCEQGELSGLDRDDLEAKSVPQRVNPSNQPESQPANDWGEL, from the coding sequence ATGCCAGATGCAATTCGTTGGCTTGCCGAACGGCTCGGCTTGAATCGACAACATGAAGACAAGACAAAGCTGACTAAGGAAGTGGACATTATCACGACAGTTTGTCGGGATAAGCGAATGCCGGTTGAGTCGTTCACGCGGTTTGGCGTGAAGGATGCGAAACGGGGACGAGAAAAGTTCCGAGTTGCTCGGGTGAACGTCTATAGCGAGGTTGGCATCGTTCATTCGTACTTCGATCTGTGGCCCGGTAGCAAAGGAAAATTTAAATGTGGCAAGGGCAACGCCGGAATGTTCTTTCCCGGTCAGTTACCCGTCGCCGGGCAAACCTGGCTGTTGGTCGAAGGAGTGAAAGACGCTGCGGCGTTGGTTGGACTTGGTTTCCATGCTGCTGGGATGCCGACAAACAAGCTGGCGAACAAGTACGCTCGCCTGTTTTCGGGTGTGGACATCATCATCGTACCTGACTTGGACTTGTCGGGCGTTCGCGGTGCCAATTATACAGCAAGCAATTTGTCGGGCATTGCAACATCTGTCGCAGTCGCGCGGTTGCCAGGTCAAGTCAAAGAAAAGCAGGGCGACGATGTTCGCGACGTGTTGCGGTTGTCAAACGGTGAGGATCTGGTCCGCGAAGCGGTTGATGCGGCGACCAAGTGGGAACCATGTGGTGACGACGACCGGGTTGAAGCACAGCCGGAGGTCATTGTCACGATGGACGAAGCAGCTGTCGCCGCCCAAGTCGTCCTGCATCTCGGTAAACTCGGCTGGGATTCTCCATGGATCAAACAAAGATACCGAGATGGCGTTCGGGTATTTGTGCGGGGTGGTCTGTTGGTTCACGCAATAGAAAGTGATGACCTCGGTTCAGACGGACGATTAGCTATTCGTGCTTTGCCGTCGTGTTTAGTTCGTGAACGCATCACACAATCGTGTCGCTTGCTTATCGAGAAGGAAGTCGAGGACGACATCGAAGTCAAACCCGTACGGCCGTCGGGCTGGTTGATCGAAGCCGTTCTTCGACGCGGGCATTATGGTGGCGCAATACGTCCTCTATCCGGCATCATTGAGTCGCCGACGATTCGTGTTGACGGTTCGATTTTACAGGCACCGGGGTACGATTTGCGAACCGGTCTTATTTATCGGCCGACTGTAGAGTTTCCTGTGGTGCCACACTTGCCGACTCAGATTGATGCCGCGAAAGCATTGTCGGATTTGCACGAAGTGTTGGCGGAATTCCCGATGCTTGATGGTGCAGACCGATCGGCTTGGGTTGCGATGGTCCTTTCGATGATTGGCCGATCGTGCATAGACGGTTGTGTCCCGCTGTTTGCCATAACGGCAAACATACGTGGAGCGGGAAAGTCATTGTTGGTTGATTCAGCAACGCTGATCGCCTACGGTCATCGGGCGGGCCGCCATGCGTTTACCCGCGATGATAATGAAATGCGGAAAGTCATCACGGCAGTAGCGTTGGCGGCAACTCCCAGCGTCTTGTTTGACAACCTCGACGTTCAATTAGGTGGGGCCGCGTTAGATGCCGCGATTACTTCATTGGTATGGTCCGGCAGGGTGCTTGGGCAATCTCAGATGACTGGCGATTTACCGATGCGGACGGTTTGGTCCGCAACGGGCAACAACTTGGCATTCGGATCGGACATCGGCCGGCGGGGTCTGCCGATCCGGTTGCAATCATCTCTCGAACACCCGGAGGATCGTTCGGGATTCCGGCATCCTGATTTGCTTGGATGGATCGAATCGGAACGGCCCCGATTGGCGGTCGCCGCATTGACAATCCTGCGTGCCTATTTCGTCGCTGGCTGCCCGATACAGTCCGGCGGGGATTGGGGGTCGTTTGAGAATTTCTCTGCTGTGATTCGTGGAGCGATCATTTGGGCTGGGGGTCAAAATCCGCTAGCTACTCGGGAAACGGCTCTTGCCTGTGATGATACGACCGGATTGCTTGGCAAGCTGATCGTGGGTATCGAGCAAGCAGACTCTTCGGGTGAAGGGCTGACCACGAAAGAAATCGAGCGAATGACGTTCGGCCGTGACGTCGACAGCCCCAGCCATGACGCGTTGTTTGAAGCAGTAGCGGAGATTTGTGGGGATCGCTTTAACGGGCGCACGTTTGGTCGCCGGGTTCGCGGACTCTCAGGTCGCGTTTGGCAAGGGCAATTCATTGAATCGAAACCTGCGGGCGGTGGTGTCAAGCGCTGGCGGGTTCGGAATGTTGAAAGTGGGTTTGATGGGTTTAGTGGGACTGGTTTATCCAGTTCCGATACAAAGACAAAGTGTGAACAGGGCGAATTGTCAGGCCTGGACCGTGACGACTTAGAGGCAAAGTCCGTGCCGCAAAGGGTTAACCCCTCTAACCAACCCGAATCGCAACCTGCTAACGACTGGGGGGAGCTATGA
- a CDS encoding helix-turn-helix domain-containing protein — translation MQNQARSNVLLVNAREAATMLAVSPRKLWAMTFEETPSLPYVRCGRLVRYSPNDLRRWIDVQRKGGDNDE, via the coding sequence ATGCAGAATCAAGCAAGAAGTAACGTGCTGCTGGTGAACGCAAGAGAAGCCGCAACAATGCTGGCCGTCTCGCCTCGAAAGTTGTGGGCGATGACGTTTGAAGAAACTCCTAGCCTGCCATACGTCCGTTGTGGACGGCTCGTACGCTACTCGCCCAACGACTTACGCCGATGGATCGATGTGCAGCGGAAAGGGGGCGACAATGATGAGTAG
- a CDS encoding IS3 family transposase (programmed frameshift) codes for MSKRKRRSYTEEFKAEAVKLVTEQGYSLAAAAQNLGVSANSLWAWKRKITATEEGESMTEDERLELGSLREEVRRLRMERDNLKKSDGLLCERKELRFEFIEAHCEAWPITLMCEVLAVFRNGFYAWCKRGASSRRQRHRELLSEMKAIHADKDTKCYGSPRMHRELVALRHSVSENTVAKLMSDHSLRAALAPKFKATTDSYHPHPVAENTLNRAFEQESADRVWVADITYIRTGEGWLYLACVLDTYLRKVVGWSMSARITQELVVDALRMELGRRRPDGDAALLHHSDRGSQYASGAYQELLREENISCSMSRKGNCWDNAMMESFFAKLKKQRVRREAYATRPQVRASVFDYIERFYNRLRRHSALGYVSPEQFEAAAWRSLEPHHQRHGPE; via the exons ATGTCTAAGCGGAAACGGCGAAGTTACACGGAGGAGTTTAAGGCTGAGGCGGTGAAGCTGGTGACCGAACAAGGTTATTCGCTGGCTGCTGCAGCTCAGAATTTGGGGGTGTCTGCAAACTCGTTGTGGGCTTGGAAACGGAAGATCACAGCTACCGAGGAGGGAGAATCGATGACGGAGGACGAACGGTTGGAACTGGGGAGCTTGCGAGAGGAGGTCCGTCGCCTGCGGATGGAGCGTGACA ATCTTAAAAAAAGCGACGGCCTTCTTTGCGAACGAAAAGAACTAAGGTTTGAGTTCATCGAGGCACACTGCGAAGCATGGCCGATCACGTTGATGTGCGAAGTGTTGGCGGTTTTTCGTAACGGTTTTTATGCGTGGTGCAAGCGTGGCGCGAGTTCGAGACGCCAGCGGCATCGGGAATTGCTCAGCGAGATGAAAGCGATTCACGCCGACAAAGATACAAAGTGTTACGGTAGTCCGCGGATGCACCGGGAACTGGTCGCGCTGCGCCATTCGGTCAGTGAAAATACGGTGGCGAAGTTGATGTCCGACCACAGTCTGCGTGCTGCTTTGGCGCCGAAGTTCAAGGCGACGACGGACTCATATCATCCGCATCCGGTGGCGGAAAACACATTAAATAGAGCATTTGAGCAGGAATCTGCGGACCGCGTGTGGGTGGCGGACATCACGTATATTCGGACGGGTGAGGGCTGGTTGTACTTGGCGTGCGTGTTGGACACGTACTTGCGTAAGGTTGTGGGCTGGTCGATGAGCGCTCGGATCACGCAGGAGTTGGTGGTCGACGCGCTACGGATGGAGCTGGGCCGTCGTCGGCCGGACGGGGATGCGGCGTTGTTGCACCATTCGGATCGCGGCAGCCAGTACGCGAGCGGCGCGTATCAGGAATTGTTGAGAGAAGAGAACATCAGTTGCAGCATGAGCCGCAAGGGGAATTGTTGGGACAACGCGATGATGGAAAGTTTCTTTGCGAAGCTGAAGAAGCAGCGGGTTCGCCGAGAGGCTTACGCGACCAGGCCGCAGGTGCGTGCGAGCGTGTTTGATTACATCGAACGTTTTTACAATCGGCTGCGTCGTCATTCGGCGCTGGGTTATGTGAGCCCTGAGCAATTCGAGGCGGCGGCGTGGCGCTCCCTCGAACCTCACCATCAAAGGCATGGTCCGGAGTAG